Sequence from the Pan paniscus chromosome 4, NHGRI_mPanPan1-v2.0_pri, whole genome shotgun sequence genome:
gtatatgtgccacattttctttatccagtctatcattcatgggcattcgggttggttctaagtctttgctatagtgaatagtgctgcaataaacatgcatgtgcatgtgtctttatagaatgatttataatcctttgggtgtatacgcagtaacgggattgctgggtcaaatggtatttctggttctagatccttaaggaatcgccacactatcttccacaatggttgaactagtttacactcatACCAACAGggtgaaagcattcctatttctctccacatcctctccagcatctgttgtttcctgactttttaatgattaccattctaacgggtatacatgtgccatgagatggtatcttattgtggttttgatttgcatttctctaatgaccagtgatgatgagctttttttcatatgtttgttgactgcataaatgtcttcttttgagaggtgtctgtgcatatcctttgcccactttttgatggggttctttgtttttttcttgtaaatttgtttaagttccttgtagattctggatattagaccttgtcagatggatagattgcaaacattttctcccattctgtaggttgcctgttcactctgatgatagtttcttttgctgtgcagaagcgctttagtttgattagatcccatttctcaattttggcttttgttgcaattgtttttggtgttttagtcatgaactctttgcccatgcctatgtcctgaatgatactgcctaggttttcttctagggtttttatggttttaggttttatgtttaagtctttaatccatcttgacttagTTTTTGTATAAGCTATAAGGAAGGGgtatagtttcagttttctccatatggctagccagttttcccagcaccatttattaaatagggaatccttttctcattgcttgtttttgtcaggtttgtcgaagatcagatggttgtagatgtgtggtgttatttctgagacctctgttctgttccattggtctatatatctgttttggtaccagtaccatgctgttttggttactgtagtctcatagtataatttgaagtcaagtagcagcTGTGTAATTCTAAGCAAGACATTTAATCTGCCTTTACCACTCACAATAAAATAATGTCTCTatgttagtccatttgcattgctataaagaaataccagagactgggtaatttatttattttttatccaaaatgtgtttattgaggccaggcacagtggctcacacctgtaacctcagcactttaggatgtcgaggtgagcagatcacctgaggtcaggagttcaagatcagcctggccaacatgatgaaaccccaaaattagccgggcatagtggcgcatgcctgtaatcccaaatactcaggaggctgaggcaggagaattgcttgaacctggtaggcggaggttgcagtgagccaagctcacaccactgcactccagcctgggcgacaagagtgaaactcagtctcaaaaaaaaaaaaaaaaaaaaaaagtgtttattgagatgatttTCCACTCATCTTGATTCGGAGTGCTTTTTAATGCTGCTTCCTCCTGAAGGAACATCCTTCTGTAAGCCTTGCTTTTCTTCCTGTAGGCTGGCAGAGGACAGTGGAGCAGCCAACACACAAAATTTCTGTTAGTGCATGGCTAAAGACTGTAGTGATTTTGTACCATCCTGGGCATTTACACCCATGAAGTAGGAATTGGGGCTCTGCATCAGGCACTGCTTCTTGTGTTTCCTCTTCCCCTATTCTGGAAAGGGATGAAGGAGATCCTTTGTGAGAGGCATGTTCTCCTGGGTAGGTCGTCACCGCTGGaaaaagactgggtaatttgcaaagaaaagggggccggccacagtggctcatgcctgtaatcccagcactctgggaggccaaggtgggcagatcacctgaggtcaggagttcaagaccagcctggccaaaatggtgaaaccccatttctactacaaatacaaaaattagctgggcgtgatggcgggcacctgtaatcccagctacttgggaggctgaggcgggtgaatcgcttgaacctgggaggcggaggttgcagtgagctgagattgcaccattgcactccagcctgggcgacaagagtgaaactccgtctcaaaaaaaaaggagagaggaaaaagaagaggtttaattggctcaccgttctgcaggctgtacaggaaacatggcaccagcatctgcttggcttctagtgAGGCCttagggagcttttactcatagcagaaggcaaaacaGGAGCAGACATGTCACAAGGTGAGAgtgagtggtggaggtggaggaggtgccacacttttttaaacaaccagagctCTCAAGAGCTCTCAGAGCGAGAACTCCCTCATTATTGTGAGGACAGCACtaacccattcatgaggaatctgcccccatgacccaaacacctcccactagcccacctccaacagtggggatCACATTTCATCATAAGATTTGGAAGAGACAAAACATCCAAACCTTATCAGTCTGTGAAAATGTTTGCAAGAATAAAGTGCTACTAGCAGTTGAGCCATTCAATATTTAAGGGCAAGCTGCTTCCATGGGCTTGGTCTTAGGAGGGAATTAAAGAATAGCTAAGGTGAAACCAACTCAATAGTCCCATAGACAGTTCTGGTCTTAAGCTTGAACCTTACATTTGtattatctgagttccttcctcaggaaaggactCTCAAAAGCCTCTCAAAAAGTACGTGAAtaaaaagaactgaaactcaccagatcgtGGCATCCAGACAATGGCATCCAGGCCcttcattcatcatgattgcttccttaccCCTCTCAAGTTGAGTTCCTGTTTTCCCATGcatagttacatttcttccctgctagaTCAACCCCTAATTATAGTCAGTAAGGAGATGAATTTGAGACTAGTTCCCATGTCTTCAgctgcagcacccaattaaaaccttcttccttggcaatactcattgtctcagtgattggtttTCTGTGCTATGAGGAGCAGGACTTAGACTGAATACCTGCTATTATGGTAACAAAGGCATGGTCTATGCTGGAGGCATCTGCGGTTTTTGCATGTCTAGCTTCTATTAGAGCACACATGCAGCTTTTCATTTATAACTCACCCTTCTTcagcccagcgcagtggctcatgcctgtaatcccagcactttgggaggtcaagtgggtgcatcacgaggtcagatcaagaccatcctggctaacatggtgaaacctcgtctctactaaaaatacaaaaaaattagccaggcgtggtgccaggcgcctgtagtcccagctactctggaggctgaggcaggagaatagcgtgaacccgggaggcagagattgcagtgagccaagatcgcaccactgcactccagcctgggcaacagagtgagactccatctcaaaaaaaaaaaaaaagaaaaaaagaaaaagaaaaagaaaaaaaaaccttatctTTCTTCCACTCCATGAGGTCCTGACGGGATTGTGTTCTGCCCACACATTAGCGGATATGAGATCCAGGCTGCCTCATCTGATGTGGTGATAGGTTCAAAGATGGACACATAACCCAAACCAAGACCTATCAGAGGCTTCCAGAGACATGATAGAAAGCTGCTGGAAGACAGCCACTTCCCTGTAACCCACTACGTGCTTATGTACTGGAGCTGACACCAGGCATCTTCCGCAGTTACACAGAGAAAGTCTAAACATGACAGCATGAGACTAAATATGCTGTGAGAAGCAGTGAAGATGAGAGAAACAGACTGAAAGGGAACCCTGAAGCCAAGTCAGCTCCTAAACTTCTCAGTTCTCTAATTCAAGAGTCCCTTGTATGCATAAGCTGATTTGAGTTTGTTATTAGAAACCAAAGCCGTTCTGACTAATACAGTTTCAGTCCTCAAATTCATATCTTATGAAATTTGATATTTACTTAATAAaagaccatttaaaaaatatcagctAATTGTGAAACATACAAGCTCAGTTTAAGCATCTTATGATGCCCTCAGCACCCTAGAAGGCCTGTTTCTAGAGAACACTACTTCTGCTCTCAATAGTGGAGATGGGTGGTTAGCAATAGTTGTGTTGTACCTAAACCTGTTATTCCCACTTGTACTTGCTactacatgtatgtatgtgtgtgtacgatttaattaaatattatttaaatgataaaatatgatgCGGGCCAGCtgctgtggctcaggcctataatcccagtacttggataggccaaagcgggtggatcacctgaggtcagcagttcaaaaccagcctggccaacatggtgaaaccccgtctctaccaaaaacacaaaaattagtcaggcatgatcgtatgcacctgtaaacccagctactcaggaggctgaggcaggagaatcacttgaacctgggaagtggaggttgcagcgagctgagatcatgctgtgtccggaattggttccttaCGGTGGATTCTTGGTCTCgctaacttcaagaatgaagctgcagaccctcgtggtgagtgttacagttcttacacgtagtgtgtccggagtttgttccttcagatgttcagatatgtccagagtttcttccttccggtgggcTCGCGGTCTAgcttgacttcaggagtgaagctgcagaccttcgcagtgagtgttacagctcttaaatgTGGCGCATGCAgcgttgtttgttcctcccggtgggttcgtggtctcactgacttcaggagcgaagccgcagaccttcgcagttAGTGTTACaactcataaaggtagtgtggacccagagggagcagcagcaagatttattgtgaagagcaaaagaacaaaccttccacagcctggaaggggacccgaacgggttgctgctgctggctcgggtggccagcttttattcccttatttggccctgccaacgtcctgctgattggtccattttacagagtgctaattggtccattttacagagtgctgattggtccatttttacagagtgctgattggtgtgtttacaaacctttagctagacacagagcactgattggtgcgtttttacagagtgctgattggtgcatttacaaatctttagctagacacagagagcgctgattggtgcatatttagagtactgattggtgcgtttacaaacctttagctagacacagagtgctgattggtgtgtttacaatcctctagctagacagaaaagttctccaagttcccacccaacccagaagcccagctggcttcacttctcaatgccactgcattccagcctgggctacagagtgagaccctgccataaaaacaaacaaacaaaaaccacacaaataaaataaaataaaatatgatgacCCCAACAGAAAGGTgtttctaggctgggcacggtggctcatgcctgtaatcccagcactttgggaggtggaggtgggtgcatcacgaggtcaggagtttgaaacaagcctggccaacatgatgaaatcctgtctctactaaaaatacaaaaattagtcaggtatggtggcatgcacctgtaattccagctactcaggaagctgaagcaggagaatcttttgaacctgggaggcagaggttacagtgagctatgatcgcaccattgcgctccagcctgggcgacgtagtgagactctgtcacaaacaaacaaacaaacaaacaaacaaaaaggtatttctttaaaaatcaagttaaTTGTTAAAAGACTCATAATGATgttgctttagaaaaaaaaaatgttggctaggtagggtggctcacgcctgtaatcccaacactttcggaggctgaggctggaggatcctgtgagcccaggagtttgagaccagcctgggcagcatggcaagacccccctctctatgaaaaaattaaaaattagccaggcgtggtggcacacacctgtggtcccagctactcaggatcctgaggtgggaggatcacttaatcccacaaggtcaaggctgcagtgagccgtgttcacaccactgcactccaacctgggtaacagagcgagactctgtctctaaaaaaaattaattaatgaaaaatgaaaaaaaattaagacaaactATGGCACCCATATGTCACTTTTTGACGTTTAGCTTTAATCTACTTTTTTGAATTGACATTCTAATTACTGATCCCAGCTGTGTCAGGTAAGAGAGCAACAATCTGTTGACTTCAAAATTATCTTACCTGAACAATAGGAGGTATGAACTTACTTAGGGGTTGgaagatttattttaattatgaccCCACAGAAAAGATTCCAGACAACAAAACTTTGAGATAAGACTTTCTAATATATTAGGTAACAGAGTAAACTTAAATGAGATATTTgtttacctttgtttttatttattattatttattattattttttgatggggtcttgctctgtcacccaggctggagtgcagcggcaagatctcggctcactgcagcctccgcctcctgggttcaagcaattctcccacctaagctacctgagtagctgggattacaggggcacgccaccacacctggctaatttttgtatttttagtagaaacagggtttcaccatgttgggaaggctggtcttgaactcttgacctcaggtgatccacccaccttggcctcccaaagtgctgagattacaggcgtgagccactgcaccccggcctatttttattttttaatatttatttatttttgagacagagttatgcccttgttgcccaagctggagtgcaatggcgtgatctcagctcaccgcaacctctgcctcccgggttcaagcaattctcctgcctcagcctcccgagtagctgggattacaggcatgcgtcaccacacccagctaattttgtatttttagtagagacagggtttctccatgttggtaaggctggtcttgaactcccgacctcagatgatccgcccgccttggccttatttttatttttttagagacggagtctgactctgtcacccaggctagagggccgtggtgtgatcatagctcaccacagccttgaactcctgggttatagtgatcctcccgccttgttctcccaaaatgctggtattacaggcatgaaccaccatgcctggttgcaGTCTTACCtgctttttttcaaaaatgttctgaccattccatcctattgtaGCCTCTTCAGAATTCTCTCCAGGATTTAAGGCGCTATCAAGGTCTGTCAATCCTGAGATGAGTTATGTGAAAGTATTTAAGAAAGGAt
This genomic interval carries:
- the LOC106634773 gene encoding uncharacterized protein LOC106634773; translated protein: MGFHHFGQAGLELLTSGDLPTLASQSAGITGMSHCGRPPFLCKLPSLFPAVTTYPGEHASHKGSPSSLSRIGEEETQEAVPDAEPQFLLHGCKCPGWYKITTVFSHALTEILCVGCSTVLCQPTGRKARLTEGCSFRRKQH